A segment of the Candidatus Zixiibacteriota bacterium genome:
GACATTGACTACGCCCATCAAAAGAATATAATAACCCATAATACAGCCGATGCCTCTACTGTCGCTGTGGCAGAATTGGCCTTTGCCTTCATGATCGCCCTCCCGAACAATATCACAAAGGCCGACAGATCGATCCGCGAAGGGAAATGGCTCAAAACCGAACTGACCCGAACTGAGTTGGGCGGCAAAACGCTCGGCATTCTGGGTATGGGGCGTATCGGAACCGCACTTGCCATCCGCGCACGGGCGTTCCGGATGAAGCTTCTGGCCTGGCATCCCGATGTTCGTTTTTCAGATTTCGCCGAGATTCGCACACATTTGGAGGACGTTTTGCCTGAATCGGATTATGTCTCACTCCATACGCCGCTGGTGGAATCAACGCGTGGACTCATAAACAAGAAAACACTCGCGCTTTTTAAAACTGGCGCGTATTTGATTAATACCGGGCGGGGGGAATGTATTGTCGAGCAGGATGTCGCCGATGCCCTCAAAAGCGGCAAACTTGGCGGATTTGCCAACGATGTCTGGCACAAAGAACCGCCAGAAAACAGTCCGCTTTTTGACGCGCCGAATACTATATTGGCTCCGCACATAGGCGCATCGACCAAAGAAAATCTTCTCCGTATCGGCACAGTTATCGACCGGCTGATAGATGAATATGTCGCTCATATTAGAAAAGGGTAATACACATGCATACAACCACAACGACCAGACCGCCCAAAATAAACCGTGTACATAATTTCAACCCCGGCCCTTCGACCCTTCCCCTCGAAGTTCTCCAGACTGTCCAGCATGAATTGTTGGATTATCGCGGAACCGGGATGTCTATAATGGAAACATCGCACCGCACGGAAGAATTCGAGGAGATAAACAGCGCAACAATGAATCTTCTGCGTGAACTGCTCGGATTGGGAAAAGAATATCATGTTATTTTTCTGGGCGGCGGGGCATCGACACAATTTTCAATGATACCGATGAATTTCCTCCCCGCTGGAAAAAGTGCGGCCTATACCGACACCGGTGTCTGGGCCAACAAAGCAATCAAAGAAGCGAAACTGCTTGGTAATGTCTCTGTTGTGGCATCGTCGAAAGAGCAATCATACACCTATATCCCACAAATTGAAGAATTCAAAATCCCATCGGATTCATCCTATTTTCACATGACATCGAACAACACCATTTTCGGCACACAGTGGCACTGGTGGCCCGAGACCGAACAAGTGCCGCTTGTGTGCGATATGTCATCGGATTTCTGTTCACGTACTCTTGATTACTCAAAGTTTTCTCTTATATATGCGGGCGCGCAGAAAAATATCGGCCCGGCCGGTGTCACAGTCGTCATCATTCGCGATCACCTGCTTGCTAAATGCAAAGACGGCAACCCGACCATGTTTGATTACCGCACCCATGTCAAAAACGACTCGCTTTACAATACCCCGCCGGTTTTTGCCATTTATATGATGAGACTGGTTTTGGAATGGATCAAGACGAATGGCGGTTTGAGTGGAATTGAGAAAATAAACCACGACAAACAAGCCACAATTTATGGTCTGATGGACAAACACGACGACTTCTACCGCGGAACCGTTCAAAAAGACAGTCGGTCGTGGATGAACCTTACCATGCGATTGCCCAACGAACAACTAGAGGAGCTCTTTCTCAAAGAAAGCAAAACCGCCGGATTTATCGGCCTGAAAGGACACCGCGATGTCGGCGGCATCCGGGTCTCGCTCTATAATGCCCTTACACTCGACTCCGCGCTCCAATTGGCCGAGTTTATGAAGACTTTTCGCAAATCACACTGATAGATTCGCCAAAACTGGCTCTAAAAGCCGGTTCGGCCTTGTCAGGCTATTATCTTGACAAACCAGTCATAAATCACTTTCGTACATGGCTGTTTATCAGTTGAACCGTAGGGAAGGAGCCATCTGTGCAGGCTGAGGAAAAAACCGAGATAGGCTATCTCGATCTCTTTGATAAGTGTTATGAATTTACTACCGCCGATGAAATCAAGGCGGCTGGGATTTATCCTTACTTTCATCCCATACAATCCGCACCCGGCGATTCCGTTATTGTCGATGGCCAGGAATGTATCATGGTCGGTTCAAATAATTACCTGGGCCTCGTCAATCACCCTAAAGTCAAAGAGGCGTCAGCTGCGGCTGTCCACAAATACGGCTCAGGATGTACCGGCTCACGTTTCCTCAACGGCACGCTTGACCTGCACCTGGAACTTGAACGCCGACTTGCCAAGTTCATGCAAAAAGAAGCCGCGCTTGTGTTCTCAACTGGTTTCCAGACCAATCTTGGCGTCATCTCCTGTATGGTTGGCAAAAATGACGCAGTAATTATCGACCGTCAGGTCCATGCCTGTATAGTCGATGCCTGCCGCCTCTCATACGGCAAGACCTACAAATTTGCCCATAATGATATGGAAGATTTTGAGCGGGTGCTCAAAAATGTACGAAATATCAATTCCCGCGGCGGGATTCTTGTGGCAGTCGACGGCGTCTTTTCGATGGAAGGGGATATTATCAACCTCCCTTCGCTTGTCGAAATTGCCGAAAGGTATAATGCGAAGGTGATGGTCGACGATGCCCATTCGATCGGTGTGCTCGGAAAAACCGGCGCAGGAACAGCGGAGCATTTTGGACTTATTGATAGAGTTGACCTGACAATGGGAACATTCTCAAAATCATTTGCCTCGCTCGGAGGCTTTGTTGTTGGCGATGCCAAAGTGATAGATTATATAAAACACCACGCCCGTTCTCTCATATTCTCAGCTTCCATAACACCATCATCCGCCGCCGCCGTTTTGGCCGCGTTGGATATAATGGAGACCGAGCCGGAACGGCGCGAGCATCTGTGGCGCAACGCCCGCCGCGTGCAGAGAGAATACAAAACCCTCGGCTTCAACATCGGCCACTCACAAACGCCGGTAGTGCCTATTGTCGTCGGCGGAGATATGGAATGCTTTGCCTTCTGGAAAGCGCTATTTGACAACGGTGTCTTCACCAATCCAGTCATCTCGCCCGCTGTGCCGCCCGGACAGGCAATGATCCGCACCTCCTATACCGCAACTCATACCGATGCCCAGATAGATAAAGTCATAGAAGTGCTTGCCAAAGTCGGACGCGAGAAGGGCATCATTTGAAACCGCTGACAGATTAATTTTATGTCCAGTGTCGAAGTGGTCGAAGTCGAGTCATCGGCCCAGCTCAAAAAGTTTATTGCCTACCCTAATCATCTCTATCGCGATGACCCAAATTATGTCGCTCCACTCAATGTCGAGCGTAAGGAATTTTTTGACTTCAAGAAAAATCCGTTTTATCGCGCAGCTAAAGTTAAGCTTTTTCTTGCAATGGATAACGGAACAGTTGTCGGGCGAATTGCGACCTGTGTTAACTACCGCCACAATGATTTTCACGATGAGAAAACCGGATTTTTCGGATTTCTTGACACACCTGATGACGCCGATATTGCCGCCAAGCTTCTGAAGGTTGCCATGATTACGCTCAAAAAAGAGGGCATGGAGCGTATGAGGGGGCCAATGAATTTCTCGACCAATCATGAATGCGGTTTTCTGGTCGAAGGTTTCGATTCGCCGCCTATGGTCATGATGACATACAACAAACCATACCAGCCCCTTCTTGCGGAAAAGTTTGGCATGAAAAAAGTGATGGATCTGCTCGCATACAAGCATAGTCCGCCGGAGATGGATCGAACTCGGGTGGCTCCGATTATTGAACGCTCCCAAAAAAGGCTCGGTGTCACGCTTCGGAATATGAATATGCACGATTTTGATAACGAAGTTGCGCTCATCAATCGACTCTACAACGAATGCTGGTCTAAAAATTGGGGATTTGTTCCGATGGACGAGGCCGAGTTTGCTTATTCGGCCAAGAATCTCAAACAAATTGTCGATCCAAAACTTGTTATCATTGCCGAGATTGACGGAAAACCTGTTGCTTTTGCCCTCTCACTGCCGAATATCAATCGGGCGCTCATTTTTATGCGAGGCAAGCTCTTCCCTTTCGGTCTGCTCAAACTTCTGTGGCATACGAAAATCCGAAACAAAGTCGACACCGTGCGCGTCATCACCTTGGGAGTTTCGCCGGAGCACCAGAAGAAGGGGCTTGATTCAATTCTCTATGTTGCCACTGCCGATGCCGTGCACAACAACGGTTACAAATGGGGTGAGCTTTCCTGGGTTCTGGAAAGCAACGACTTAATTTGCCGCGGACTTGAGGCTTTCGGCTCTGTTATCTACAAACGCTATCGCATACTCCAGATGCCTCTGTAAGGAATTATGAAAAAGAAATTCGACAGAACACCATTCAGGCTTGCAGTATGCTCTCTCATAGGAATCGCGGTCTTGTGCGCCCTTTCGTGCACAAGCCGGTATCGACTCGACTTATTCATGCAGACCGAAGAATGGCGGCGCAAAGTCAAAGTTGAAGGGACGCAATATATTCGTGATGCCGTACTCGAGCTGCGCACAGAGACAAAATTGGAAACGGGAATCGGAACCGTGATGATGATGCTTGTCTCGACACGCGGCGAGCGCGCCGATTCAAATGTGGCAATGCTTTTTGGATTCGATGAAAACCTTCAATGCCGCTTATTTGTTCAACTCCCTCCTGAACCCGCGCCCGGTCAATATGGCCTTCTTGACAGCTCCTTCGCTCAATTGCTCGGACGGTTTGACCAGCCGACAGAAGACAAACTCTTTTTGGCTGACTCGGGTTTGATGGTCATTGACTCTCTGACTGCAAAAAATCTTTTCGGCAAATTTTCCGGCTATTATTCGAACAGCTC
Coding sequences within it:
- a CDS encoding hydroxyacid dehydrogenase; the protein is MMLIFIADAFDSSLPSLLKKYGEVTDDKNKLPEAEIALVRSKTKVTRDFIDKAEKLKMVIRGGVGMDTIDIDYAHQKNIITHNTADASTVAVAELAFAFMIALPNNITKADRSIREGKWLKTELTRTELGGKTLGILGMGRIGTALAIRARAFRMKLLAWHPDVRFSDFAEIRTHLEDVLPESDYVSLHTPLVESTRGLINKKTLALFKTGAYLINTGRGECIVEQDVADALKSGKLGGFANDVWHKEPPENSPLFDAPNTILAPHIGASTKENLLRIGTVIDRLIDEYVAHIRKG
- the serC gene encoding 3-phosphoserine/phosphohydroxythreonine transaminase produces the protein MHTTTTTRPPKINRVHNFNPGPSTLPLEVLQTVQHELLDYRGTGMSIMETSHRTEEFEEINSATMNLLRELLGLGKEYHVIFLGGGASTQFSMIPMNFLPAGKSAAYTDTGVWANKAIKEAKLLGNVSVVASSKEQSYTYIPQIEEFKIPSDSSYFHMTSNNTIFGTQWHWWPETEQVPLVCDMSSDFCSRTLDYSKFSLIYAGAQKNIGPAGVTVVIIRDHLLAKCKDGNPTMFDYRTHVKNDSLYNTPPVFAIYMMRLVLEWIKTNGGLSGIEKINHDKQATIYGLMDKHDDFYRGTVQKDSRSWMNLTMRLPNEQLEELFLKESKTAGFIGLKGHRDVGGIRVSLYNALTLDSALQLAEFMKTFRKSH
- a CDS encoding pyridoxal phosphate-dependent aminotransferase family protein yields the protein MQAEEKTEIGYLDLFDKCYEFTTADEIKAAGIYPYFHPIQSAPGDSVIVDGQECIMVGSNNYLGLVNHPKVKEASAAAVHKYGSGCTGSRFLNGTLDLHLELERRLAKFMQKEAALVFSTGFQTNLGVISCMVGKNDAVIIDRQVHACIVDACRLSYGKTYKFAHNDMEDFERVLKNVRNINSRGGILVAVDGVFSMEGDIINLPSLVEIAERYNAKVMVDDAHSIGVLGKTGAGTAEHFGLIDRVDLTMGTFSKSFASLGGFVVGDAKVIDYIKHHARSLIFSASITPSSAAAVLAALDIMETEPERREHLWRNARRVQREYKTLGFNIGHSQTPVVPIVVGGDMECFAFWKALFDNGVFTNPVISPAVPPGQAMIRTSYTATHTDAQIDKVIEVLAKVGREKGII
- a CDS encoding GNAT family N-acetyltransferase; the protein is MSSVEVVEVESSAQLKKFIAYPNHLYRDDPNYVAPLNVERKEFFDFKKNPFYRAAKVKLFLAMDNGTVVGRIATCVNYRHNDFHDEKTGFFGFLDTPDDADIAAKLLKVAMITLKKEGMERMRGPMNFSTNHECGFLVEGFDSPPMVMMTYNKPYQPLLAEKFGMKKVMDLLAYKHSPPEMDRTRVAPIIERSQKRLGVTLRNMNMHDFDNEVALINRLYNECWSKNWGFVPMDEAEFAYSAKNLKQIVDPKLVIIAEIDGKPVAFALSLPNINRALIFMRGKLFPFGLLKLLWHTKIRNKVDTVRVITLGVSPEHQKKGLDSILYVATADAVHNNGYKWGELSWVLESNDLICRGLEAFGSVIYKRYRILQMPL